A window from Setaria italica strain Yugu1 chromosome VIII, Setaria_italica_v2.0, whole genome shotgun sequence encodes these proteins:
- the LOC101756862 gene encoding uncharacterized protein LOC101756862 gives MSKSIYHSLMKALTMEDVEDITCYPVYASASGAIAELIENSYAAPDWLVLLQAVVKRISTGDENESALLFKLLGTIVEGGQEKILPHIPEIVSNIANTIMKLLPPVPEPWPQVVEQGFASLVAMAQAWESSAPDENRKHEKGVWQSGQSAIAQTFSLLLQKAWLLPVQEDSCSALPPPSCVNDASVLLEFVMRSTTCMEETASMKVFELVVVWADTIANWDSWEEMEDQEVFNTIKEAVNFHQRFDLTGFFLKMLPSQSENGSQSSIIGRVSNFVTRAIAAYPSATWRACSCIHTLLHAPNFSLGTEGARKTVAVSFAQAAFSHFKSTSDSPAGIWKPLLLAISSCYICYPDVIEQVLNNYDGNGYAIWASALAQVSSSSFSPGLSSESEIKLACK, from the exons ATGAGCAAGAGTATTTATCATTCCTTAATGAAGGCGTTGACCATGGAGGATGTGGAGGATATAACTTGCTATCCAGTTTATGCCTCTGCTTCTGGTGCTATTGCAGAACTCATTGAG AACAGTTATGCTGCACCTGACTGGCTCGTTCTTTTGCAAGCGGTTGTGAAAAGAATAAGTACTGGAGATGAAAATGAGTCTGCTCTTCTGTTTAAGCTTCTGGGCACTATAGTTGAGGGTGGGCAAGAAAAAATTCTGCCTCATATTCCTGAAATTGTGTCTAACATTGCCAATACCATAATGAAGCTCCTGCCCCCTGTTCCAGAGCCCTGGCCTCAG GTTGTTGAACAGGGTTTTGCTTCACTGGTAGCGATGGCTCAAGCTTGGGAGAGCTCTGCGCCAGATGAAAACAGGAAACATGAAAAGGGGGTCTGGCAGTCAGGCCAGTCTGCTATTGCTCAAACATTTTCGTTGCTGCTACAAAAAGCTTGGTTATTGCCAGTTCAGGAGGACTCTTGTTCTGCATTGCCACCTCCGTCGTGCGTAAATGATGCTTCTGTGTTACTTGAGTTTGTCATGAGGTCTACGACTTGCATGGAAGAAACTGCAAGTATGAAGGTCTTTGAACTAGTAGTTGTATGGGCTGACACTATTGCTAACTGGGACTCCtgggaggagatggaggatCAGGAAGTTTTCAATACAATTAAAGAAGCTGTCAATTTCCACCAAAGATTTGACCTCACCGGTTTCTTCCTAAAAATGCTTCCTTCGCAGTCTGAAAATGGTTCACAGAGTTCAATCATTGGCCGGGTTTCTAATTTTGTCACGAGGGCCATTGCAGCCTACCCATCTGCCACATGGAGGGCATGCTCATGCATCCATACGCTACTGCATGCTCCAAATTTCTCCCTTGGAACAGAAGGTGCTAGAAAGACTGTTGCTGTATCCTTTGCGCAAGCAGCATTTTCCCATTTCAAGTCTACATCTGACAGTCCTGCTGGGATATGGAAACCACTTTTGCTGGCAATTTCGTCATGCTACATTTGCTATCCAGATGTCATTGAACAAGTCTTGAACAACTACGATGGTAATGGTTATGCAATCTGGGCATCTGCATTGGCACAAGTCTCAAGCAGCTcattcagtcctggcctgtcaTCTGAATCCGAGATCAAATTAGCTTGTAAGTAG